In a genomic window of Erinaceus europaeus chromosome 12, mEriEur2.1, whole genome shotgun sequence:
- the HEXIM2 gene encoding protein HEXIM2, producing MQSPAALEEAKSPGVPESPGTPPEPHDPGDSLPLTPSMKNRSEEEDPAGGAPGWDSKDPRPQNLESCSVEAVLGRKKHRRRPSKRKRHWRPYLELSWAEKQERDERQSQRASRVREEMFAKGQPVAPYNTTQFLMDDRNPEEPNLDVPHGASHPGSSGESEAEDSDGQGQALGEFQQRDFSETYERYYTESLQDRSKPELVQRYLDLERRLSKAEEETRRLQQLQGNTCQQPCRQVEELAAEVERLRTENQRLRQENEMWNREGSRQGGELGT from the exons ATGCAGTCACCGGCAGCACTGGAGGAGGCTAAG AGCCCTGGTGTTCCTGAAAGTCCTGGAACACCCCCTGAGCCTCATGACCCTGGTGATTCCCTGCCCTTGACACCAAGTATGAAGAACCGTTCAGAAGAGGAGGATCCTGCCGGTGGAGCCCCGGGTTGGGACAGTAAggaccccaggccccagaaccTAGAAAGTTGCTCAGTGGAGGCTGTGCTGGGCAGGAAGAAGCACCGCCGCCGGCCATCGAAGCGCAAGAGGCACTGGAGGCCCTACCTGGAGCTGAGCTGGGCAGAAAAGCAGGAGCGGGATGAGAGGCAGAGCCAGAGGGCTTCCAGGGTTCGAGAAGAGATGTTTGCCAAGGGCCAGCCCGTGGCACCATACAACACCACCCAGTTCCTGATGGATGACCGAAACCCTGAGGAGCCCAACTTGGATGTGCCTCATGGGGCATCACACCCAGGCTCCAGTGGGGAGAGCGAGGCAGAGGACAGTGATGGGCAGGGCCAAGCCCTTGGAGAGTTCCAGCAGAGGGATTTCTCTGAGACCTATGAGCGCTACTACACGGAGAGCCTTCAGGACCGCAGCAAGCCAGAGCTGGTACAACGCTACCTGGATCTGGAGAGGCGACTGTCGAAGGCTGAGGAGGAGACAAGGAGGCTGCAGCAGCTGCAGGGGAACACCTGCCAGCAGCCCTGTCGCCAGGTGGAGGAGCTGGCTGCTGAGGTAGAAAGACTTAGGACGGAAAACCAGCGGCTCCGGCAAGAAAACGAGATGTGGAACCGAGAGGGCAGCCgtcaaggtggggagctgggcacctag